A region of Allocoleopsis franciscana PCC 7113 DNA encodes the following proteins:
- the patX gene encoding heterocyst-inhibiting protein PatX — protein MQIYSSILLASLLFTGLAVNSPQFGSRAGTPQPSDLDAQSFTIKQSIAQKNCPESGQSPLPGCGRRDKDMTKNS, from the coding sequence ATGCAAATCTACAGCTCTATCCTGTTAGCAAGTCTGTTATTCACTGGCCTAGCAGTTAATTCTCCACAGTTCGGATCTAGAGCTGGAACACCGCAGCCGTCGGATCTTGACGCACAATCATTCACAATAAAGCAGTCAATCGCCCAGAAGAATTGTCCCGAAAGCGGACAAAGCCCTCTTCCAGGCTGTGGGCGGAGAGATAAAGATATGACTAAAAATAGCTAA
- a CDS encoding carotenoid oxygenase family protein, giving the protein MKTTHKPLTRRAWANAIAQPAQEFPPTPLPLLSGKIPEGLRGSLYRNGPGRLERGGIRAGHWFDGDGAILGVHFTDAGATGLYRYVQTAGYQDESEKEKFLYPNYGMTAPGRIWQRWGKSVKNAANTSVLPLSDKLLALWEGGNPHALDLQTLETRGIDPLTQLGEGAPFSAHPKCDPKTGEIFNFGVTVGLNITLNVYKSDSTGKIIQQGSVPLDGLPLVHDFILAGPYLIFFVPPVRVNLLSAGLGLSSYSDAMEWQPERPTQIIVLDRKTLTLVSRTEAEPWFQWHFSNGYVDTDGTIAIDLVRYADFQTNQYLKEVATGQTQTQAKGTLWQVRLNPQTGKVIQLVELLDRGCEFPVVPPQVVGQASPDIYLAVHRDGVDIRQELFGAIARFNTKTDRLAIAEMGENRYPSEPLYADDVLNHKRGWVLTVVYDGNSDTSEVWVFDSDTLDDEPICRLGLPSVIPHSFHGKWKPA; this is encoded by the coding sequence ATGAAGACAACCCATAAACCCCTAACCCGTAGAGCTTGGGCAAATGCGATCGCCCAACCCGCTCAAGAATTTCCCCCGACACCCCTGCCTCTGCTCTCCGGTAAAATTCCAGAGGGTTTACGGGGTTCACTCTACCGCAACGGCCCCGGACGCCTAGAGCGCGGCGGTATACGAGCCGGACATTGGTTTGATGGCGATGGAGCAATCTTGGGTGTGCATTTTACCGATGCGGGTGCGACAGGACTCTATCGCTACGTGCAAACCGCTGGCTACCAAGACGAAAGCGAAAAAGAGAAATTTCTTTACCCCAACTATGGCATGACAGCACCGGGACGAATTTGGCAGCGTTGGGGTAAATCGGTGAAGAATGCCGCCAATACTTCCGTGTTGCCGTTGTCCGATAAACTGTTAGCTCTGTGGGAAGGTGGCAATCCTCATGCTCTCGATCTTCAGACGTTGGAAACCAGAGGAATTGACCCTTTAACCCAGTTAGGTGAGGGAGCACCATTTTCGGCTCATCCCAAGTGTGACCCCAAGACAGGCGAAATTTTTAACTTTGGTGTTACTGTTGGGCTGAATATCACATTAAACGTTTATAAAAGTGACTCTACGGGCAAGATTATCCAACAGGGTTCTGTGCCCCTAGACGGTTTGCCCCTGGTGCATGATTTTATACTGGCAGGGCCGTACCTAATCTTTTTTGTGCCACCCGTGCGGGTGAATCTGTTAAGCGCTGGGTTGGGATTGAGCAGTTATAGTGACGCGATGGAATGGCAACCGGAACGCCCCACTCAGATTATTGTCCTTGATCGCAAAACCCTTACTTTAGTCAGTCGCACTGAAGCTGAGCCTTGGTTTCAGTGGCACTTTAGTAATGGTTATGTGGATACGGATGGCACAATCGCGATCGATCTGGTGCGCTATGCGGACTTTCAGACAAATCAGTATTTAAAAGAAGTGGCAACCGGTCAAACCCAGACACAAGCTAAGGGAACGCTGTGGCAGGTGCGTTTAAATCCTCAAACGGGGAAAGTTATACAACTTGTGGAATTGTTAGACAGAGGCTGTGAGTTCCCGGTTGTACCGCCCCAGGTTGTGGGACAAGCCTCGCCGGATATCTATTTAGCCGTACATCGGGACGGGGTGGATATTCGTCAAGAGTTGTTTGGTGCGATCGCTCGATTCAATACCAAAACAGATCGTTTAGCGATCGCGGAGATGGGAGAAAATCGCTATCCCTCTGAACCCCTATATGCCGATGATGTCTTGAATCACAAGCGAGGTTGGGTACTAACGGTTGTGTATGACGGGAATTCTGACACGAGTGAGGTATGGGTATTTGATAGCGATACCCTAGATGATGAACCCATCTGTCGCCTAGGATTACCCAGCGTGATTCCCCATAGTTTTCATGGTAAGTGGAAACCCGCATAA